The window CACCCGATCTCTCCGTCCGCCGGCCGCGACTGGGCGACGAGTGGGCCCACGTCCACGTCTGGGCGGTCGACGAGACCCGCGCGGCGATCCACGCCCACCGAGACGTGTTCGATCTCGCCGCCTCGCACTTCCACCGCGGCGCGCAGTACGGCGCCGCCGCTCGAGACGCTCTGGCACAACTGCGCGAGAACGGCTGGCGGAACCGGGATACCTACAGTATCGAGTACGGCGTGGCCGAGGATCGACTCGAGCGGTGGGGCGAAACGGGTGATTCGAGAGCGACGCTGCCGCCGTAACCGGTCGAGTCGCGGCCTCGAGACCGCGACTCGATTCGAACAATTTACTCCGGAATGCCCCAGACCTCGTCGTCCCAGTCGCGAGCCGGGAAGTCGTAGACCGGCTGGTTGCGGTCGCGCTCGTCGAGGCGCCGCCGGTCGTCGTCGGACAGTTCCCAGTCGAACAGGTCGAAGTTCTCCGCGATGTGCTCGGGGCTGGTCGAGCGCGGCAGGGCGACGACGTCGCGGTCGAGCGCCCACCGGAGGACGATCTGTGCGGGCGACTTGTCGTACGCCTCGGCCAGTTCCTGGACGACCTCGTCGCCGAAGACGTCCGTGCGCCCGAGCGGCGCCGCGGCCTCGATCACGGTGTCCGTCTCGCGGCAGTAGTCGACAAGATCGGGCCGCTGGAGCCACGGGTGGAACTCGATCTGGTTGACCGCGATCGGGACGTCCGAGACGTGCTGGGCCGCACTGAGCTGGTAGGCGCTGAAGTTCGAAACGCCGACGTTCCGGACGAGCCCCTCCTCGTGCAGCGTCTCCATCGCGTGCATCGTCTCCCGCAGCGAGATTGCGGGGTTAGGCCAGTGGATCAGGTACAGATCGAGGTAGTCCGTCCCCAGCTTCTCGAGACTCTCCTTGCACGACGCGATCACGTCGTCGTAGTGGAGGTTCTTCGCGAGAACCTTCGAGGTAAGGAAGAGGTCGTCACGATCCACGTCGGCGCCGGCGAGCACCTCGCCGATCTCTTCCTCGTTCATGTAGCCCTCGGCGGTGTCGATGTGCGTGTAGCCCGCCTCGAGGGCCGCTTCCACGGACTGTTTGACGGTCTCGCCCTCGAGTTCCCACGTGCCGAACCCGATCGTCGGCAGTTCGTCGCCACTCGGCAGGGTCTTCGTTGGGACTGTCATCGGTCGCTAGATTCCCGAGAGAGGGCCAATAATCTGCTGGTCGCGGAAATCGGGCTGGGTGCAAC is drawn from Halopiger aswanensis and contains these coding sequences:
- a CDS encoding aldo/keto reductase yields the protein MTVPTKTLPSGDELPTIGFGTWELEGETVKQSVEAALEAGYTHIDTAEGYMNEEEIGEVLAGADVDRDDLFLTSKVLAKNLHYDDVIASCKESLEKLGTDYLDLYLIHWPNPAISLRETMHAMETLHEEGLVRNVGVSNFSAYQLSAAQHVSDVPIAVNQIEFHPWLQRPDLVDYCRETDTVIEAAAPLGRTDVFGDEVVQELAEAYDKSPAQIVLRWALDRDVVALPRSTSPEHIAENFDLFDWELSDDDRRRLDERDRNQPVYDFPARDWDDEVWGIPE